In Xyrauchen texanus isolate HMW12.3.18 chromosome 14, RBS_HiC_50CHRs, whole genome shotgun sequence, the following are encoded in one genomic region:
- the si:dkey-4e7.3 gene encoding inosine-uridine preferring nucleoside hydrolase, translated as MSSLALFRCTLRGLSSQLTRELNRTRYRDLSTSCYPKIKSNCAQKINTNVFSQRYFTTEANMKKLLVDVDCGVDDAQALMMALAVPDVQILGITCVHGNTNLDNVCKNVLRVLKVCKRLEIPVFRGADKSLLGQKIGAGDFHGKDGLGDAPDPEAPGLELAQAEGAVSAMIRIVNKNLGEVSLVATAPLTNLALAVKLDPSFPQKLKGLYIMGGNTDSRGNTTVCGEYNFAADPEAAYIVLNEYLCPTYIACWEFTCHSKLPWEFCDDWLAQDTDKARFMKQIFKHSMESSYSERIEKELVAGQGFISCDSYAMAAAIDDKYIIETDHRAVTVELAGNYCRGMMVVDHLEIMKKTHKVYILKKVDLEKFKVLMTNALK; from the exons ATGTCCTCTTTAGCACTATTCAGGTGTACTTTAAGAGGACTTAGCAGTCAACTGACACGTGAATTAAACAGAACTAG ATACCGAGATCTCTCGACTTCTTGCTATCCGAAGATTAAGAGCAACTGTGCACAGAAAATTAACACGAACGTTTTCAGTCAGCGATACTTCACCACAG AAGCCAATATGAAGAAATTGCTTGTGGATGTTGACTGTGGGGTGGACGATGCTCAAGCTCTTATGATGGCTTTGGCAGTTCCCGACGTGCAGATCCTGGGCATCACCTGCGTTCATGGCAACACGAATTTAGACAATGTCTGCAAGAACGTCCTGCGTGTCCTGAAAGTGTGCAAGCGTCTAGAG ATTCCTGTGTTCCGAGGAGCGGATAAATCGCTCTTGGGGCAAAAAATCGGTGCTGGAGATTTCCATGGGAAAGATGGGCTTGGGGATGCCCCAGATCCTGAAGCTCCTGGATTGGAACTTGCCCAGGCAGAGGGCGCCGTGTCAGCCATGATCCGTATTGTCAATAAGAATCTTGGGGAG GTATCTTTAGTGGCCACAGCTCCACTGACGAATCTGGCATTGGCAGTGAAACTTGACCCCTCATTTCCCCAGAAACTCAAAGGCCTTTACATTATGGGTGGCAACACAGACT CGCGTGGGAACACCACTGTGTGTGGAGAGTACAACTTTGCAGCTGATCCTGAAGCAGCTTACATTGTTCTAAATGAATACCTTTGCCCAACTTACATTGCATGCTGGGAGTTTACTTGCCACAGTAAATTACCCTGG GAGTTCTGTGACGACTGGCTGGCCCAGGACACAGATAAGGCTCGGTTTATGAAGCAGATTTTTAAGCACAGCATGGAGTCCTCCTACAGTGAAAGGATTGAAAAGGAGCTGGTGGCAGGGCAGGGCTTCATCTCCTGTGATTCTTATGCCATGGCAGCAGCCATAGATGACAAATATATTATTGAGACTGACCACAGGGCTGTCACTGTAGAGCTCGCAGGCAACTATTGCAGAGGAATGATGGTTGTAGATCATCTCGAGATTATGAAGAAAACCCACAAAGTTTACATCTTGAAGAAGGTGGACTTGGAGAAGTTTAAAGTACTCATGACGAacgctttaaaataa